A region from the Lycium barbarum isolate Lr01 chromosome 8, ASM1917538v2, whole genome shotgun sequence genome encodes:
- the LOC132606069 gene encoding pentatricopeptide repeat-containing protein At1g62670, mitochondrial-like produces the protein MKRISLFCPPLRVISHSCFWTFTIRAYSSSHSNTSVSAKGKLGLNSKIENVKCLDDAVTLFHQLVRMKPLPSVFSFSKLFKTILTMKHYSAVVSLFREMQILGIPFDVFILSSVINSYCLMHRADCAFSVLPIYLKNGIPFDNVTFTTLIRGLFAENKVKDAVELFKKLVKEKICEPNEFMYATVMNGLSKRGHTEKTLSLLRLIEQGNAKPNIYIYSIVIDALCKDRNLNAAINLLNEMKQKGIPPNVVTYNSVIDGLCKFGQWEKVTTLFSEMVNHNIYPNVRTFNIVIDGLCKEGKVEDAEEIMRHMIEKGIEPDIITYNAIMDGHCLCGQMNRARRVFNSMIDKNIEPDIISYSILMNGYCKEKKVDEAVQLFGEISQRGSKPDIITYNTILQGLFDIGRIGDAKKFFDEMLSTGPTPDLYSYGTLLNGYFKYGLIEEAVSLFNKLERKGENANIEFYNVVINGLCKNGQLDKAHAIFEKLSSIGLLPNARTYNTMINGFCLQGLLDEAKDILRKMEDNGCFPNNVTYDVIVQGFLRCNKISEMISFMKEMAGRGFSFDATTAGFLVNVIRENPSVLDMIPELHLKNKKMKIISLRNGIIPLFSFFDVSHSCSAITVYYSTHSYSAKGKLWLNTKIENVKCLDDAVTLFHQMVRMKPLPSVVSFSKLFKTVLTMKHYSAVVSLFGEMQKLGTPIDGVILNSVINSYCLMHRVDCAFSVLPIYLKNGIPFNVVTFNTLIRGIFAENKVKDAVELFKKLVREKICVPNEFTYATVMNGLSKRGHTEKTLSLLRLMEQGNTKPNIKNYNIVIDALCKDGNLDAAISLLNEMKQKGIPPDIITYNSLINGFCKLCQWEKVKTLFSEMVNFNLYPNVRTFNILIDGVCKEGKVEDAEEVMRHMTHKGVEPDVITYNAIMDGYCLRGQLYRARKVFDFMIDKNIEPSIISYSVLINGYCKKKKLTEAMQLFHEISQKGLKPDIFTYTTILQGLFEVGRIGSARKIYDEMLSAGPDPNLYTHVTLLNGYFKYGLVEEAMSFVNKLEKKIEYASNEFYNVVINGLCKNGKVDKARATFEKLSSIGLLPNVITYNTMINGFCLEGLLDEAKDMLRKMEDNGCLPNNVTYNVFVQGFLRCNKISEMTTFMKEMTGRGFSFDATTSEILVKVISVNPSVLDMIPELHSKNKK, from the exons ATGAAGAGAATTTCTCTGTTTTGCCCTCCATTGAGagttatttcccattcttgtttttGGACATTTACAATCAGAGCATATTCTTCAAGTCATAGTAATACATCTGTTTCTGCAAAGGGTAAACTTGGGTTAAATAGCAAGATTGAGAATGTTAAGTGTTTAGATGATGCTGTTACTCTCTTCCATCAATTGGTTAGAATGAAGCCTCTTCCTTCTGTTTTCAGTTTCTCTAAATTATTTAAGACTATACTAACTATGAAGCATTATTCTGCTGTGGTTTCTCTTTTTCGAGAAATGCAGATATTGGGTATCCCATTTGATGTATTCATCTTGAGTAGCGTGATTAACAGTTATTGCCTGATGCATCGTGCTGATTGTGCGTTTTCGGTGTTACCCATTTACTTGAAGAATGGCATTCCATTTGATAATGTCACCTTTACCACCCTAATAAGGGGATTATTTGCTGAAAATAAGGTTAAAGATGCGGTTGAATTGTTCAAAAAGTTGGTCAAAGAGAAGATTTGTGAGCCTAATGAATTCATGTATGCAACTGTCATGAATGGGCTAAGCAAAAGGGGTCATACTGAGAAGACTTTGAGTTTGCTCCGGTTAATTGAACAGGGGAATGCTAAGCCTAACATATATATCTATAGCATTGTTATAGATGCACTTTGCAAAGATAGAAACTTAAATGCTGCAATCAACCTTTTGAATGAGATGAAACAGAAGGGCATTCCTCCTAACGTAGTCACATATAATTCAGTAATTGATGGTTTATGTAAGTTCGGTCAGTGGGAAAAAGTAACGACTTTGTTTTCTGAGATGGTAAATCATAATATTTATCCAAATGTGCGCACCTTCAACATAGTGATAGATGGATTATGTAAAGAAGGAAAAGTTGAGGATGCCGAGGAAATAATGAGACACATGATTGAAAAAGGTATAGAGCCTGATATAATCACCTACAATGCGATAATGGATGGACATTGTTTGTGTGGTCAAATGAATAGAGCGAGGAGAGTTTTTAATTCCATGATAGACAAAAACATTGAACCTGACATTATTAGCTATAGCATACTAATGAATGGATACTGTAAGGAAAAGAAAGTGGATGAGGCCGTGCAATTGTTTGGTGAAATTTCTCAAAGGGGATCAAAGCCTGATATTATTACCTACAACACTATCTTGCAAGGTCTGTTTGATATTGGAAGAATAGGCGATGCAAAAAAGTTCTTTGATGAGATGCTATCTACAGGGCCCACACCTGATTTATACAGTTATGGCACTTTGCTCAATGGTTATTTCAAGTATGGACTTATTGAAGAAGCTGTATCACTCTTTAATAAGTTGGAAAGAAAGGGAGAAAATGCTAATATTGAATTTTATAATGTTGTCATTAACGGGTTGTGCAAAAATGGTCAACTCGACAAAGCTCATGCTATTTTTGAGAAGCTTTCTTCAATTGGATTGCTTCCGAATGCTAGAACGTACAATACAATGATAAATGGATTTTGTCTTCAAGGGTTGTTAGATGAAGCTAAAGATATTCTAAGAAAAATGGAAGACAATGGTTGTTTTCCAAACAATGTCACTTACGATGTTATTGTGCAAGGATTTCTTAGGTGCAACAAAATTAGTGAAATGATATCTTTCATGAAGGAAATGGCTGGACGGGGCTTCTCATTTGATGCAACTACAGCTGGGTTTTTGGTAAACGTTATAAGGGAGAACCCTTCCGTCCTTGACATGATACCAGAGCTTCACTTGAAAAATAAGAAG ATGAAGATAATCTCTCTGCGAAATGGTATTATTCCCTTATTCTCTTTCTTTGATGTTTCCCATTCTTGTTCTGCAATTACAGTTTATTATTCAACTCATAGTTATTCTGCAAAGGGTAAACTTTGGTTAAATACCAAGATTGAGAATGTTAAGTGTTTAGATGACGCTGTTACTCTCTTCCATCAAATGGTTAGAATGAAGCCTCTTCCTTCAGTTGTCAGTTTCTCTAAATTGTTTAAGACTGTACTAACTATGAAGCATTATTCTGCTGTGGTTTCTCTTTTTGGAGAAATGCAGAAATTGGGTACCCCAATTGACGGAGTCATCTTGAATAGCGTGATTAACAGTTATTGCCTGATGCATCGTGTTGACTGTGCATTTTCGGTGTTACCCATTTACTTGAAGAATGGCATTCCATTTAATGTTGTCACCTTTAACACCCTAATTAGGGGAATCTTTGCTGAAAATAAGGTTAAAGATGCGGTTGAATTGTTCAAAAAGTTGGTTAGAGAGAAGATTTGTGTGCCCAACGAATTCACATATGCAACTGTCATGAATGGACTCAGCAAAAGGGGCCATACTGAGAAGACTTTGAGTTTGCTCCGGTTAATGGAACAGGGGAATACTAAGCCCAACATAAAGAACTACAACATTGTGATAGATGCGCTTTGCAAAGATGGAAACTTAGATGCTGCCATCAGCCTTTTGAATGAGATGAAGCAGAAAGGCATTCCTCCGGACATAATCACTTATAATTCATTAATTAATGGTTTTTGTAAGCTTTGTCAATGGGAAAAGGTTAAGACTTTGTTCTCTGAGATGGTGAACTTTAATCTTTATCCAAATGTGCGCACCTTTAACATACTTATAGATGGAGTATGCAAAGAAGGGAAAGTTGAAGATGCCGAGGAAGTAATGAGACACATGACCCATAAAGGTGTAGAGCCTGATGTGATCACCTACAATGCGATAATGGATGGATATTGTTTACGTGGTCAACTGTATAGAGCGAGGAAGGTTTTTGATTTCATGATAGATAAGAATATTGAACCTAGCATTATTAGCTATAGTGTACTAATAAATGGATACTGTAAGAAAAAGAAATTGACCGAGGCAATGCAATTGTTTCATGAAATTTCTCAAAAGGGATTAAAACCTGATATCTTTACCTACACTACTATCTTACAAGGTCTATTTGAAGTTGGAAGAATTGGATCTGCTAGAAAAATTTATGATGAGATGTTGTCTGCGGGGCCCGATCCTAATCTATACACTCATGTCACGTTGCTCAATGGTTATTTTAAGTATGGACTTGTTGAAGAAGCAATGTCGTTCGTTAATAAGTTGGAAAAAAAGATAGAATATGCTAGTAATGAATTTTACAATGTTGTCATTAATGGATTGTGCAAAAATGGTAAAGTCGACAAAGCTCGTGCTACCTTTGAGAAGCTTTCTTCAATTGGATTGCTTCCAAATGTGATTACATATAATACAATGATAAATGGATTTTGTCTAGAAGGTTTGTTAGATGAAGCTAAAGATATGCTAAGAAAAATGGAGGACAACGGTTGTTTGCCGAACAATGTGACTTACAATGTCTTTGTGCAAGGATTTCTCAGGTGTAATAAAATTAGTGAAATGACAACTTTTATGAAGGAAATGACGGGAAGGGGCTTCTCATTTGATGCAACTACGTCTGAGATACTAGTAAAGGTTATAAGTGTGAATCCTTCCGTCCTTGACATGATACCAGAGCTTCACTCGAAAAATAAGAAGTGA